One part of the Oncorhynchus kisutch isolate 150728-3 linkage group LG22, Okis_V2, whole genome shotgun sequence genome encodes these proteins:
- the zgc:158868 gene encoding uncharacterized protein zgc:158868, whose amino-acid sequence MAARIGGSVLVTGSNRGIGLELVRQLAESTSAPAQIFAACRDLYGAQALKELAQRHPQLLTIVRLDVADPVSISEASRVVGDKLIDGSLNLIINNAASNGPAVNNGNNPPGTLAVTGKKEMVDLFVTNAVGPMLIAKEFRSYLQKAADQSGPVTTGMSCSRAAIINISTLLSSVEKCRETFSMAPMYPYRASKAALNMLTCCLAEDFQRDGILVMAIHPGWVKTDMGGPNAPVTTEDSAKGILHVMSTLTEKHNGSLMDWEGNGIPW is encoded by the exons ATGGCGGCTAGGATAGGAGGCAGTGTTCTGGTGACAGGGTCTAACCGGGGAATCGGTCTTGAGCTAGTCCGTCAGCTGGCAGAGTCCACCAGTGCTCCAGCCCAGATCTTTGCCGCGTGTCGAGATCTATATGGAGCTCAG GCACTGAAGGAGCTGGCACAGAGGCATCCCCAACTGCTCACTATTGTGAGATTGG ACGTTGCAGACCCAGTCAGTATATCCGAGGCCTCCAGAGTAGTCGGTGATAAACTGATTGACGGCAGCCTGAATCTGATCATTAACAACGCTGCCAGTAATGGCCCTGCCGTGAACAACGGGAATAACCCCCCTGGCACACTGGCAGTGACGGGCAAGAAGGAGATGGTGGATTTGTTTGTCACCAACGCAGTGGGACCCATGCTCATCGCTAAG GAGTTCAGGTCATACCTGCAGAAGGCAGCTGACCAATCAGGTCCTGTGACAACAGGGATGTCCTGTAGCAGGGCAGCCATCATCAACATCTCCACTCTGCTGTCCTCGGTTGAGAAATGTCGTGAGACTTTCTCCATGGCCCCTATGTATCCTTACAGAGCCAGCAAG GCAGCACTGAACATGCTGACATGTTGCCTGGCAGAGGACTTCCAGAGGGATGGGATTCTGGTCATGGCCATTCACCCTGGCTGGGTGAAAACTGACATGGGAGGCCCaaat GCACCGGTGACGACTGAGGACAGTGCCAAAGGCATTCTGCATGTGATGTCAACCCTCACAGAGAAGCACAATGGCAGCCTTATGGACTGGGAAGGGAATGGTATCCCATGGTGA